A stretch of the Notamacropus eugenii isolate mMacEug1 chromosome 2, mMacEug1.pri_v2, whole genome shotgun sequence genome encodes the following:
- the FTH1 gene encoding ferritin heavy chain isoform X2 has product MTTSSPSQVRQNYHQDSEAAINRQINLELYASYVYLSMSYYFDRDDVALKNFAKYFLHQSHEEREHAEKLMKLQNQRGGRIFLQDIKKPDRDDWESGLNAMECALHLEKNVNQSLLELHKLATDKNDPHLCDFIETHYLDEQVKSIKQLGDHVTNLRKMGAPDSGMAEYLFDKHTLGDSDNES; this is encoded by the exons ATGACCACCTCGTCCCCCTCTCAGGTGCGGCAGAACTACCACCAGGACTCGGAGGCCGCCATCAACCGCCAGATCAACCTGGAGCTCTACGCCTCCTACGTCTACCTGTCCATG TCGTACTACTTTGACCGCGATGACGTAGCGCTGAAGAACTTCGCCAAGTACTTCCTCCACCAGTCCCACGAGGAGAGGGAGCACGCTGAGAAGCTGATGAAGCTCCAGAACCAGCGCGGCGGCCGCATCTTCCTGCAGGACATCAAG AAACCCGACCGAGATGACTGGGAGAGTGGGCTGAATGCAATGGAGTGCGCTCTGCacctggaaaaaaatgtcaatcagTCGTTACTGGAACTGCACAAGCTGGCAACTGACAAGAATGACCCCCAT TTATGTGATTTCATCGAAACCCACTACCTGGACGAACAGGTAAAGTCCATCAAACAACTGGGTGATCACGTAACCAACCTGCGCAAAATGGGGGCCCCCGATTCTGGCATGGCGGAATATCTTTTTGACAAGCACACCCTTGGAGACAGTGACAACGAGAGCTAA
- the FTH1 gene encoding ferritin heavy chain isoform X1 — protein sequence MTTSSPSQVRQNYHQDSEAAINRQINLELYASYVYLSMPQDRSNWASVPFQSYYFDRDDVALKNFAKYFLHQSHEEREHAEKLMKLQNQRGGRIFLQDIKKPDRDDWESGLNAMECALHLEKNVNQSLLELHKLATDKNDPHLCDFIETHYLDEQVKSIKQLGDHVTNLRKMGAPDSGMAEYLFDKHTLGDSDNES from the exons ATGACCACCTCGTCCCCCTCTCAGGTGCGGCAGAACTACCACCAGGACTCGGAGGCCGCCATCAACCGCCAGATCAACCTGGAGCTCTACGCCTCCTACGTCTACCTGTCCATG CCCCAGGACCGGAGTAACTGGGCTTCCGTGCCCTTTCAGTCGTACTACTTTGACCGCGATGACGTAGCGCTGAAGAACTTCGCCAAGTACTTCCTCCACCAGTCCCACGAGGAGAGGGAGCACGCTGAGAAGCTGATGAAGCTCCAGAACCAGCGCGGCGGCCGCATCTTCCTGCAGGACATCAAG AAACCCGACCGAGATGACTGGGAGAGTGGGCTGAATGCAATGGAGTGCGCTCTGCacctggaaaaaaatgtcaatcagTCGTTACTGGAACTGCACAAGCTGGCAACTGACAAGAATGACCCCCAT TTATGTGATTTCATCGAAACCCACTACCTGGACGAACAGGTAAAGTCCATCAAACAACTGGGTGATCACGTAACCAACCTGCGCAAAATGGGGGCCCCCGATTCTGGCATGGCGGAATATCTTTTTGACAAGCACACCCTTGGAGACAGTGACAACGAGAGCTAA